The Ovis canadensis isolate MfBH-ARS-UI-01 breed Bighorn chromosome 13, ARS-UI_OviCan_v2, whole genome shotgun sequence genome includes a region encoding these proteins:
- the LOC138416866 gene encoding NADH dehydrogenase [ubiquinone] 1 beta subcomplex subunit 4, whose amino-acid sequence MSFPKYEPSRLASLPTTLDPAEYDISSETRKAQAERLAIRSRLKREYQLQYNDPSRRGVVEDPALIRWTYARSANVYPNFRPNTKTSLLGALFGIGPLIFWYYVFKTDRDRKEKLIQEGKLDRTFNISY is encoded by the coding sequence ATGTCGTTCCCCAAGTACGAGCCATCGCGCTTGGCCAGCCTACCTACTACCCTCGACCCAGCTGAATACGACATATCTTCTGAAACCCGGAAAGCACAAGCCGAGCGGTTGGCCATAAGATCCCGGCTTAAACGGGAATACCAGCTTCAGTACAACGACCCTAGTCGCCGAGGGGTTGTCGAAGATCCTGCCTTGATTCGTTGGACCTATGCAAGATCAGCAAATGTCTATCCCAATTTCAGACCCAATACCAAGACCTCCCTCTTAGGAGCTCTGTTCGGAATTGGGCCCCTCATCTTCTGGTATTACGTTTTCAAAACTGACAGAGATAGGAAAGAAAAACTTATCCAGGAAGGAAAATTGGATCGAACATTTAACATCTCATATTAA